From the genome of Streptomyces ficellus:
ACGGCCCGGAGCTCTGATACCCCTCAGTGGTATTGGTGCACCACCGCGTGGCCCTTGCCGCGGCCGATCATCCACTTGTTCACGGGTGTGGTGATGACGAATGCGGCGAAGAGCGCGAAGGCGAGGACGCCCCAGAAGAACCCGTCGGTGAGGTGCGCGTCCATGGCGCCGGGCCACAGGGCCAGGACGCCGTTGTCGATCAGCTCCATGACGGCGATCGACAGCGTGTCGGCGGCCAGGGCGACCCGGAAGGCGGTCCTGAACCCGACACCGGCCTTCAGGATGCCGCGCAGGGTGAGCGCGT
Proteins encoded in this window:
- a CDS encoding DUF4396 domain-containing protein, yielding MQHDGHTQHGEHAHHGDHAAQHEHHGKVSWSMAAQATLHCLTGCAIGEVLGMVIGTALGWGTVPTMALAITLAFFFGYALTLRGILKAGVGFRTAFRVALAADTLSIAVMELIDNGVLALWPGAMDAHLTDGFFWGVLAFALFAAFVITTPVNKWMIGRGKGHAVVHQYH